The following coding sequences lie in one Kribbella sp. NBC_00709 genomic window:
- a CDS encoding HpcH/HpaI aldolase/citrate lyase family protein, whose protein sequence is MLTALYVPANRPDRFAKAVAAGPDLVVFDLEDAVPVDAKADARGWAVAWIAANAHGPVEIRVNALGSPWIEDDLAAITAVPSVRIRLPKVESAADVRAVLEKVPTARITALIESPLGVERAFEIATADPRVLSVALGEADLSSALGVDDAAGLAWSRGRLVSASRAAGLGAPMMSVYPRVDDFDGLRRTSMEGRMLGFVGRTAIHPRQLSTIVEAFTPTAVQVAEAEALLEAVEKAGVSAGGVIVLPDGRMVDPAMIGRAREVTTLMREIQSRSG, encoded by the coding sequence GTGCTGACGGCACTGTATGTTCCGGCCAACCGGCCGGACCGGTTCGCGAAGGCTGTTGCCGCGGGCCCCGATCTGGTGGTGTTCGACCTGGAGGACGCCGTACCGGTCGACGCCAAGGCGGACGCGCGCGGCTGGGCGGTGGCCTGGATCGCGGCGAACGCGCACGGGCCGGTGGAGATCCGCGTCAACGCGCTCGGTTCGCCGTGGATCGAGGACGACCTGGCCGCGATCACCGCCGTACCCTCGGTGCGGATCCGGCTGCCGAAGGTGGAGAGCGCGGCCGATGTGCGGGCCGTGCTGGAGAAGGTGCCGACGGCAAGGATCACGGCGCTGATCGAGTCGCCGCTGGGCGTCGAGCGGGCGTTCGAGATCGCGACCGCCGATCCGCGGGTGCTGTCGGTCGCGCTCGGGGAGGCGGATCTGTCCAGTGCGCTGGGTGTCGACGACGCGGCCGGACTCGCATGGTCGCGCGGCCGGCTGGTGTCGGCGTCCCGGGCGGCCGGGTTGGGCGCGCCGATGATGTCGGTGTACCCGCGGGTCGACGACTTCGACGGTCTTCGGCGTACCTCGATGGAGGGTCGGATGCTCGGCTTCGTCGGCCGTACGGCGATCCACCCGCGCCAGTTGTCCACGATCGTCGAGGCATTCACGCCGACCGCCGTACAGGTCGCCGAAGCAGAGGCGCTACTGGAGGCAGTCGAGAAGGCCGGTGTCTCCGCCGGCGGCGTGATCGTCCTCCCCGACGGCCGAATGGTTGATCCGGCAATGATCGGCCGCGCCCGCGAGGTCACCACCCTGATGCGGGAGATCCAGTCCCGCTCCGGTTAG
- a CDS encoding CaiB/BaiF CoA transferase family protein, whose product MRTAPLDGVKVLEAATLFAGPLAATFLGDFGADVTKIEHPSRPDAARTHGASKDGVGLWFKTLGRNKRLATLDLSRGRDVFLDLVRSNDVLVENFRPGTLERWGLGPDVLLEANRRLVIARVTAFGQVGPWSRRPGFGSLAEAMSGFAAVTGEPDGPPTLPPFGVADGITALATAYAVLVALRERDRSGAGQVIDMAIIEPILMMLGGGITAYQQTGYVQPRLGNRSSNNAPRNVYKTSDGRWVAVSTSSQSIAERVVTLVGRADLVEQPWFATGRERAQHADELDDAVGSWIAERPLDAVMAEFEKAEAAVGPVHDIRGIMSDPQYAALGTIVSVDDDELGGPVQMQNVLFRLSESPGSIRWAGGPHGANTDEVLADIGVTPDQLAALRAAGVV is encoded by the coding sequence ATGAGGACTGCTCCTCTTGACGGCGTGAAGGTGCTCGAGGCGGCGACGCTGTTCGCGGGACCGCTCGCGGCGACCTTCCTGGGCGACTTCGGCGCCGACGTGACGAAGATCGAGCACCCGTCCCGCCCGGACGCCGCGCGGACGCACGGTGCCTCGAAGGACGGCGTCGGGCTGTGGTTCAAGACCCTCGGGCGGAACAAGCGGCTCGCGACGCTCGACCTGTCGCGCGGGCGGGACGTCTTCCTCGACCTGGTGCGCTCCAACGACGTCCTGGTGGAGAACTTCCGCCCGGGGACGTTGGAGCGCTGGGGACTTGGTCCGGACGTGCTGCTGGAAGCCAACCGGCGGCTGGTGATCGCGCGGGTGACGGCGTTCGGGCAGGTCGGGCCGTGGTCGCGGCGTCCCGGGTTCGGATCGTTGGCCGAGGCAATGAGCGGGTTCGCTGCGGTCACCGGTGAGCCGGACGGTCCGCCGACGCTGCCGCCGTTCGGCGTCGCGGACGGGATCACCGCGCTCGCCACGGCGTACGCCGTCCTGGTCGCGCTGCGCGAGCGGGACCGGTCCGGGGCCGGCCAGGTGATCGACATGGCGATCATCGAGCCGATCCTGATGATGCTCGGCGGCGGCATCACGGCGTACCAGCAGACCGGGTACGTCCAGCCGCGGCTGGGGAACCGGTCGTCGAACAACGCGCCGCGGAACGTGTACAAGACTTCGGACGGTCGCTGGGTCGCCGTGTCGACCAGCTCGCAGAGCATCGCCGAGCGCGTGGTGACGCTGGTCGGCCGCGCGGATCTGGTCGAGCAGCCGTGGTTCGCGACCGGGCGCGAGCGCGCCCAGCACGCCGACGAGCTCGACGACGCGGTCGGTTCGTGGATCGCGGAGCGGCCGCTGGACGCGGTGATGGCGGAGTTCGAGAAGGCCGAGGCCGCGGTCGGGCCGGTGCACGACATCCGCGGGATCATGAGCGATCCGCAGTACGCCGCACTCGGGACGATCGTCAGCGTGGACGACGACGAGCTCGGCGGGCCGGTGCAGATGCAGAACGTGCTGTTCCGGTTGTCCGAGTCGCCGGGGTCGATCCGATGGGCCGGCGGGCCGCACGGAGCGAACACCGACGAGGTGCTCGCGGACATCGGAGTCACCCCCGACCAGCTCGCAGCTTTGCGGGCTGCCGGAGTCGTGTAG
- a CDS encoding SUMF1/EgtB/PvdO family nonheme iron enzyme, which translates to MNPLEPRSIDLPTRVEMGLGTDLSFLDDAKILGAPEDPADLPRWRAKLAEWRFGAIERTRYDGSHYDEPGREWTRTAYSVALVWLWDDLLYDVATGKFTPEKFVRHGADEFGGYDAIVLWHAYPVIGIDDRNQFDFYRDVPGLRALIDDLHRLGLKVFFDYNPWDVGTRRSARPDADEFAALVTDFDVDGVFLDTLKQGDPAFTRALRKANPAIAFEGESRLPMARIGDHALSWAQWFADTHAPGVLRAHLFERRHMMHHTRRWNRDHSDELQSAWVNGVGMLVWESVFSAWVGWNARDRATLRRMVAAQRAFAPVLIDGDWIQLTPEIPEKARDHGIYGSRFDLADITFWTLINRDEEDFDGIVLRSEDQVGDWYDVTSGVPITADEEGVHLVVPGRGVTGIVRVGATAGASCRATARRLGTMPRAHVAESAFPMRPAELVAVPATSGDASIGATVAVPAGERTLIVRHRRRETGLYDTAPYVEEWKPLPPRLHDMQTVKREVDLAGVSVAVREVSNAEYSEFLKATGYRPVVANRFLKHWVEGAPVPGTEDHPVTYVDLPDARAYAAWRGGRLPTEDEWQIAAALDGFERREPLVWNLTESEYRDGRSRFCILKGGSQYVAEGSDWYADGGPQVPEVSFKLVLTGGGLDRSETIGFRCAG; encoded by the coding sequence GTGAATCCGCTCGAACCGCGGTCCATCGATCTGCCCACCAGGGTCGAGATGGGGCTCGGGACCGATCTGTCCTTCCTGGACGACGCCAAGATCCTCGGCGCGCCGGAGGACCCGGCCGACCTGCCGCGGTGGCGCGCCAAGCTGGCCGAGTGGCGGTTCGGCGCCATCGAGCGGACGCGGTACGACGGCTCGCACTACGACGAACCCGGCCGCGAGTGGACCCGGACGGCGTACTCGGTGGCGCTGGTCTGGCTCTGGGACGACCTGCTGTACGACGTGGCGACCGGGAAGTTCACGCCGGAGAAGTTCGTCCGGCACGGTGCCGACGAGTTCGGCGGGTACGACGCGATCGTGCTCTGGCACGCCTACCCGGTGATCGGGATCGACGACCGCAACCAGTTCGACTTCTACCGGGACGTGCCGGGGCTGCGGGCGTTGATCGACGACTTGCACCGGCTCGGCCTGAAGGTGTTCTTCGACTACAACCCGTGGGACGTCGGCACCCGCCGGTCCGCCCGGCCGGACGCGGACGAGTTCGCGGCGCTGGTGACGGACTTCGACGTCGACGGAGTCTTCCTGGACACGTTGAAACAAGGCGATCCGGCGTTCACCCGCGCGCTCCGGAAGGCGAATCCGGCGATCGCGTTCGAGGGTGAGTCACGGTTGCCGATGGCAAGGATCGGGGACCACGCGCTGTCCTGGGCGCAGTGGTTCGCCGACACCCACGCGCCGGGTGTGCTGCGCGCGCACCTGTTCGAGCGCCGGCACATGATGCACCACACCCGCCGGTGGAACCGTGACCACAGCGACGAGCTGCAGTCCGCCTGGGTGAACGGCGTCGGCATGCTGGTCTGGGAGTCGGTGTTCTCGGCCTGGGTCGGCTGGAACGCCCGCGACCGCGCGACCCTGCGCCGGATGGTCGCCGCACAGCGCGCGTTCGCGCCGGTGCTGATCGACGGCGACTGGATCCAGCTGACGCCGGAGATCCCGGAGAAGGCCCGCGACCACGGCATCTACGGGTCCCGGTTCGACCTGGCCGACATCACCTTCTGGACGCTGATCAACCGCGACGAGGAGGACTTCGACGGGATCGTGCTGCGCTCCGAGGACCAGGTCGGCGACTGGTACGACGTGACGTCCGGCGTCCCGATCACCGCGGACGAAGAAGGTGTCCACCTGGTCGTGCCAGGGCGCGGGGTCACGGGCATCGTCCGGGTCGGCGCCACGGCCGGGGCTTCCTGCCGCGCCACTGCACGCCGGCTGGGGACGATGCCGCGGGCGCACGTGGCCGAGTCCGCGTTCCCGATGCGCCCGGCCGAGCTGGTCGCGGTGCCGGCCACCTCTGGTGACGCATCGATCGGCGCGACGGTCGCCGTACCGGCGGGGGAGCGGACGTTGATCGTCCGGCACCGGCGGCGCGAGACCGGGCTGTACGACACGGCGCCGTACGTCGAGGAGTGGAAGCCGCTGCCGCCACGGCTGCACGACATGCAGACGGTCAAGCGCGAGGTCGACCTGGCCGGCGTCTCGGTCGCGGTGCGTGAGGTGAGCAACGCGGAGTACTCCGAGTTCCTGAAGGCGACCGGCTACCGGCCCGTCGTTGCGAACCGGTTCCTGAAGCACTGGGTCGAGGGCGCTCCGGTGCCCGGGACCGAGGACCACCCGGTGACGTATGTCGACCTGCCGGATGCGCGGGCGTACGCCGCCTGGCGCGGCGGCCGGCTGCCGACCGAGGACGAGTGGCAGATCGCCGCGGCTCTTGACGGGTTCGAACGCCGCGAGCCTTTGGTGTGGAACCTGACCGAGAGCGAATACCGCGACGGTCGCAGCCGGTTCTGCATTCTCAAGGGCGGTTCGCAGTATGTTGCCGAGGGCTCCGATTGGTACGCCGACGGCGGACCGCAGGTGCCCGAGGTCAGCTTCAAGCTGGTGCTGACCGGAGGTGGTCTCGATCGATCGGAGACCATCGGCTTCAGGTGCGCGGGATGA
- a CDS encoding ribokinase: protein MQPEVVVVGSANVDLVLPVQRIPRPGETVLAGVMSRGPGGKGANQAVAAARAGASTAMVVALGADEGGALLRDVLDGAGVDLSLATTSDAPTGTAIITVEESGENSIVVAPGANGELTLSAAALAAIGQAKIVLSQLEIPLPVVRAAAAASAYFILNAAPAAELPDELLAEVDLLVVNETEAEAIAGADRAALLKKVPAAIVTLGGDGAVILTRDADEIAVPGVPVGVVDTTAAGDTFCGVLAATLTAVSANDSITGSDLTNAVRRANVAASLSVQGAGAISSVPHGDAIDARYAEVYL from the coding sequence GTGCAGCCTGAGGTGGTAGTGGTCGGCAGCGCGAACGTGGATCTGGTCCTGCCGGTCCAGCGGATTCCGCGCCCGGGGGAGACCGTGCTCGCGGGCGTGATGAGCCGTGGGCCGGGCGGTAAGGGAGCCAACCAGGCGGTCGCCGCGGCCCGGGCCGGCGCCTCGACGGCGATGGTCGTCGCGCTCGGTGCCGACGAGGGCGGTGCGTTGCTGCGCGACGTTCTCGACGGCGCCGGTGTCGACCTCTCGCTGGCGACGACCAGCGACGCCCCGACCGGTACGGCGATCATCACGGTCGAGGAGAGCGGTGAGAACTCGATCGTCGTGGCCCCCGGCGCGAACGGGGAGCTGACCCTGTCCGCGGCCGCGCTGGCCGCAATCGGACAAGCGAAAATCGTGCTTTCCCAATTGGAGATCCCGCTTCCGGTGGTGCGGGCCGCGGCGGCCGCGTCGGCGTACTTCATCCTGAACGCGGCCCCGGCCGCGGAGCTCCCGGACGAGTTGCTCGCCGAGGTGGATCTGCTGGTGGTGAACGAGACCGAGGCCGAGGCGATCGCCGGCGCCGACCGGGCCGCGCTGCTGAAGAAGGTGCCGGCCGCGATCGTCACCCTGGGCGGCGACGGCGCCGTCATCCTGACCCGGGACGCTGACGAGATCGCGGTTCCCGGCGTACCCGTGGGGGTGGTCGACACGACGGCCGCGGGCGACACGTTCTGTGGGGTGCTGGCTGCAACGTTAACTGCGGTGTCAGCTAACGACTCGATCACTGGAAGCGACCTGACGAACGCGGTCCGACGCGCTAACGTTGCTGCTTCATTGAGTGTTCAGGGCGCGGGGGCTATCTCCTCGGTGCCTCACGGGGATGCAATCGACGCGCGTTATGCGGAGGTGTACCTGTGA
- a CDS encoding ADP-ribosylglycohydrolase family protein: MRMTWVQPEDLLPHQLVQARSEGVDVTDVQARWLAAGGTTDAPVSGASAEPAPPALRALARELLDVLDARTADWREPEIPELPSLGAPVELEARTLNAWLGRAAGNLLGKPVEKIPREGIREILDSSGQWPLTQYITAVGVPDEVQRHWPWNRRSKETSLREVINGMPEDDDINFAILALLMMERFGPGLTTEDVAQSWLNDLPAGRVFTAERVAYRNLLEGVEPARAAVVGNPFREWIGAQIRTDAYGWAHPGDRTAAARLALVDARLSHTGAGVDGALWVAAMSAAALVLDDPVKAAVAGLEVVNGQGAIARAVRFGLTLADAELDEALDALHAEYGDLHWVHAVNNTALTAYSLTAPDFTTAIGRAVMGGWDTDSAGATVGAVFGATRGVPAEWSTPLDNRVTTSLPGMNQIAIDELAARTVEVARRAA; this comes from the coding sequence ATGAGAATGACCTGGGTGCAGCCGGAGGACCTCCTCCCGCACCAACTGGTCCAGGCGCGGTCCGAGGGCGTCGACGTCACCGACGTCCAGGCCCGCTGGCTGGCCGCCGGCGGTACGACGGATGCCCCGGTGTCGGGCGCGTCCGCCGAGCCCGCGCCGCCGGCCCTGCGCGCTCTCGCCCGGGAGTTGCTCGACGTGCTCGACGCGCGCACGGCCGACTGGCGCGAGCCCGAGATCCCGGAGCTGCCGTCGCTCGGCGCGCCGGTGGAGCTCGAGGCGCGGACGCTGAACGCCTGGCTCGGCCGGGCAGCCGGCAACCTGCTCGGCAAACCGGTGGAGAAGATCCCGCGGGAGGGCATCCGGGAGATCCTGGACAGCTCGGGGCAGTGGCCGCTGACGCAGTACATCACCGCCGTCGGCGTGCCGGACGAGGTGCAGCGGCACTGGCCGTGGAACCGGCGGTCGAAGGAGACCAGCCTGCGCGAGGTCATCAACGGGATGCCCGAGGACGACGACATCAACTTCGCCATCCTGGCCCTGCTGATGATGGAGCGGTTCGGCCCTGGCCTGACCACGGAGGACGTGGCGCAGAGCTGGCTGAACGACCTGCCGGCCGGGCGCGTGTTCACCGCCGAGCGTGTTGCCTACCGCAACCTTCTCGAGGGTGTCGAGCCGGCCCGCGCGGCCGTCGTCGGGAACCCGTTCCGCGAGTGGATCGGCGCGCAGATCCGGACCGACGCCTACGGTTGGGCGCATCCCGGCGACCGTACTGCGGCCGCCCGCCTGGCCCTGGTCGACGCCCGGCTGAGCCACACCGGCGCCGGCGTCGACGGCGCGCTCTGGGTGGCCGCGATGTCCGCCGCCGCACTGGTCCTCGACGACCCGGTCAAGGCCGCGGTCGCCGGCCTCGAGGTGGTCAACGGCCAGGGCGCGATCGCCCGTGCCGTCCGCTTCGGCCTCACCCTCGCGGACGCCGAGCTCGACGAAGCCCTGGACGCCCTGCATGCGGAGTACGGCGACCTGCATTGGGTGCACGCGGTGAACAACACCGCACTCACGGCGTACTCGCTGACTGCTCCGGATTTCACCACCGCGATCGGCCGCGCGGTGATGGGCGGCTGGGACACCGACTCGGCCGGTGCGACTGTGGGCGCCGTGTTTGGTGCGACGCGTGGGGTTCCGGCAGAGTGGTCCACACCACTGGACAACCGGGTGACCACAAGCCTCCCGGGAATGAACCAGATCGCGATCGACGAACTGGCGGCGAGGACTGTGGAGGTGGCCCGGCGTGCAGCCTGA
- a CDS encoding alkaline phosphatase D family protein produces MLRTAVTRRSFLTGTAAALALTGSLPDLVDAVGIPKRTDKRPPFTLGVASGDPLPDAVVIWTRLAPGPLEPFGGMDDRAVDVEWEVAEDETFRRVVRRGTAHARPEYAHTVHVDVRGLRPWRHYFYRFRAGGQLSPVGRTRTAPAPSEEPAVTIAVASCQAFYDGFYTAYQDVVRRDHDVVLFLGDYIYEVGVGPTAGVRNQTVPVDFAGEIFTLDEYRARYALHKTDPDLQAAHAAAPWIVTLDDHEVEGNWAGYVSEDGLPYDEFLVRRANGFRAYWEHMPLRLDQSPDGPSIRLHRHLRYGRTADLSVLDTRQFRDDQTSTGGWLPPDAVSTDPARTITGAEQERWLLDTLGRSTSRWNVVAQQVAMAQLDRKTGPELELPMDTWNGYTASRDRVLSGVRDRDVRNFVVLTGDLHRSVASDLRVDFADPSTPAVGSEFVTTSISSGKDGADADATGRALLSENPHVKYQNVQRGYLSCRLDRSRWTSEFRIVDRVTTPGGTASTRATLVVEDGRPGTHLA; encoded by the coding sequence ATGCTTCGAACCGCTGTCACCCGCCGCAGCTTTCTGACCGGAACCGCCGCCGCTCTTGCGCTGACCGGCAGCCTCCCAGATCTCGTCGATGCAGTAGGGATACCAAAGCGCACCGACAAAAGGCCGCCGTTCACACTCGGCGTCGCCTCCGGCGACCCGCTCCCGGATGCGGTGGTGATCTGGACCCGGCTCGCACCCGGTCCGCTCGAACCGTTCGGCGGCATGGACGACCGCGCCGTGGACGTCGAGTGGGAGGTCGCCGAGGACGAGACGTTCCGCCGAGTGGTACGACGCGGCACGGCGCACGCTCGCCCGGAGTACGCGCACACCGTGCACGTCGACGTCCGCGGGCTGCGTCCGTGGCGGCACTACTTCTACCGCTTCCGCGCAGGCGGTCAGCTCAGTCCGGTCGGCCGTACGCGCACAGCGCCGGCGCCGTCCGAGGAGCCCGCGGTGACGATTGCGGTCGCGTCCTGCCAGGCGTTCTACGACGGGTTCTACACGGCGTACCAGGACGTGGTACGCCGGGACCATGACGTCGTACTGTTCCTCGGCGACTACATCTACGAGGTCGGTGTCGGTCCGACCGCCGGTGTCCGGAACCAGACCGTCCCGGTGGACTTCGCCGGCGAGATCTTCACGCTCGACGAGTACCGGGCGCGGTACGCGCTGCACAAGACCGATCCCGACCTGCAGGCCGCGCACGCGGCGGCGCCGTGGATCGTCACCCTCGACGACCACGAGGTCGAGGGCAACTGGGCCGGATACGTGTCCGAGGACGGGCTGCCGTACGACGAGTTCCTGGTACGCCGCGCCAACGGCTTCCGCGCGTACTGGGAACACATGCCGCTGCGTCTCGACCAGTCCCCCGACGGCCCGTCGATCCGCTTGCACCGCCACCTGCGCTACGGCCGCACGGCCGACCTGAGCGTGCTGGACACGCGGCAGTTCCGCGACGACCAGACGAGTACAGGCGGTTGGCTGCCGCCGGACGCGGTGTCGACCGACCCGGCGCGAACAATCACCGGCGCCGAGCAGGAACGCTGGCTGCTCGACACCCTCGGCCGATCCACCAGCCGCTGGAACGTCGTCGCCCAGCAGGTCGCGATGGCTCAACTCGACCGCAAGACCGGTCCGGAACTCGAACTCCCGATGGACACCTGGAACGGGTACACCGCGTCCCGCGACCGGGTGCTCTCCGGTGTCCGCGATCGCGACGTCCGGAACTTCGTCGTCCTCACCGGAGACCTGCACCGCAGCGTCGCGTCCGATCTCCGGGTGGACTTCGCGGACCCGTCCACGCCGGCTGTCGGCAGCGAGTTCGTCACGACGTCGATCTCGTCCGGGAAGGACGGTGCCGACGCCGACGCGACCGGTCGCGCGCTGCTCAGCGAGAACCCGCACGTCAAGTACCAGAACGTCCAGCGCGGCTACCTCAGCTGCCGCCTCGACCGCAGCCGGTGGACGTCCGAGTTCCGCATCGTCGACCGCGTCACCACACCCGGCGGTACGGCGTCCACGCGCGCCACCCTGGTCGTCGAAGACGGCCGCCCCGGAACCCATCTCGCCTGA
- a CDS encoding galactose-binding domain-containing protein, with the protein MLRLSPRGAALLAAPLALLVPAVAVASSNNQVEISATPQPVEVVPLPCFPSGKLTLGMTNTGRKATIADMRISADDALTLSRHQFSSYLPVDQLVKAPLEITVPRGTAPATHTVDLTVDREHLKVPVVIKPVPARDNLLLGEQAVASSTNGDMKLCGGVDGNTDSAQWGASGWHDATKGVFPDTYGVDFVRPTTVGRVVVQTLDSATYPAAVMGIRDFDVQVRSNGEWTTVDEVRANTTGLLTFTFEPRAVDAVQLVIHDSNDHGYSRIIELEAYRD; encoded by the coding sequence ATGCTCCGACTGAGCCCTCGCGGCGCCGCCCTCCTGGCCGCGCCGCTCGCCCTCCTCGTCCCCGCGGTCGCCGTTGCCAGTAGCAACAACCAGGTCGAGATCAGCGCCACCCCGCAACCGGTCGAGGTCGTGCCGCTGCCGTGCTTCCCGTCCGGGAAGCTCACCCTTGGTATGACCAACACCGGCCGCAAGGCCACGATCGCCGACATGCGCATCTCCGCCGACGACGCGCTCACCTTGTCCCGGCACCAGTTCTCCAGCTACCTGCCGGTCGACCAGCTCGTGAAGGCACCGCTCGAGATCACCGTCCCGCGCGGCACGGCCCCCGCGACCCACACCGTCGACCTCACCGTCGACCGGGAACACCTGAAGGTCCCGGTCGTCATCAAGCCCGTCCCGGCCCGCGACAACCTCCTGCTCGGCGAGCAGGCCGTCGCGTCCTCCACGAACGGCGACATGAAACTCTGCGGCGGCGTCGACGGCAACACCGACTCGGCCCAATGGGGCGCCAGCGGCTGGCACGACGCCACCAAGGGCGTCTTCCCCGACACGTACGGCGTCGACTTCGTCCGACCCACCACGGTCGGCCGAGTGGTTGTGCAGACCCTCGACTCGGCCACGTACCCCGCCGCGGTCATGGGCATCCGCGACTTCGACGTACAGGTCCGAAGCAACGGCGAATGGACGACCGTCGACGAGGTCCGCGCCAACACCACAGGTCTCTTGACCTTCACCTTCGAACCGCGCGCAGTCGACGCCGTCCAGCTGGTGATCCACGACTCCAACGACCACGGCTACTCCCGCATCATCGAACTCGAGGCCTACCGCGACTGA
- a CDS encoding ADP-ribosylglycohydrolase family protein yields the protein MTSLLEQKSVGALVGSAVGDAIGGAVEGWTPEAIRERHGGWVTGIVGPWYDDWRTARPIAPYHKGDGHITDDTLMTHALVEVYDERRTHLDAYAVAESLVPKMIEGTRWVPELEADALLLQRVFLAEKWLVARLHYGHVDPREAGVGNIVNCGAAMYMAPVGVANAGDPEGAYAEALDVAGAHQSSYGREAAGVFAAAVAAAMVPGATAASAVEAAVRLAKDGTRRAVEAVVEAAAGVTDWEQAIPLLRKAIEPYDTVGPNYRELSMDARRPSRTKAIEELPVALGFVLVSEGDVRRAVLGGTNYGRDADSIASMAGAITGALSGRDGVPDDWAGDIAEASKTDLEQPGRVMASVAQDVRAADAERWARRTAALDALV from the coding sequence GTGACTTCGCTGCTGGAACAGAAGTCGGTAGGTGCCCTCGTCGGTTCCGCGGTCGGTGACGCGATCGGTGGAGCCGTCGAGGGCTGGACCCCGGAGGCGATCCGGGAACGGCACGGCGGCTGGGTGACCGGCATCGTCGGCCCGTGGTACGACGACTGGCGCACCGCGCGCCCGATCGCGCCGTACCACAAGGGCGACGGGCACATCACCGACGACACGTTGATGACGCACGCGCTGGTCGAGGTGTACGACGAGCGCCGTACCCACCTCGACGCCTATGCGGTCGCCGAGTCGCTGGTGCCGAAGATGATCGAGGGGACCCGCTGGGTCCCCGAGCTCGAGGCGGACGCGTTGCTGCTGCAGCGGGTGTTCCTGGCCGAGAAGTGGCTGGTCGCCCGCCTGCACTACGGGCATGTCGATCCGCGCGAAGCCGGTGTCGGCAACATCGTCAACTGTGGTGCGGCGATGTACATGGCGCCGGTCGGCGTGGCGAACGCGGGCGATCCCGAGGGTGCGTACGCCGAGGCGCTCGACGTCGCCGGTGCGCACCAGTCGAGCTACGGGCGGGAGGCGGCCGGCGTGTTCGCGGCCGCCGTCGCCGCCGCGATGGTGCCTGGGGCAACGGCTGCCTCGGCGGTGGAGGCGGCCGTGCGGCTGGCCAAGGACGGCACTCGGAGGGCCGTCGAGGCAGTGGTCGAAGCGGCCGCGGGGGTGACCGACTGGGAGCAGGCGATTCCCTTGCTGCGCAAGGCGATCGAGCCCTACGACACGGTCGGCCCGAACTATCGCGAGTTGTCGATGGACGCACGTCGTCCGAGCCGGACGAAGGCGATCGAGGAGCTTCCGGTCGCGCTCGGCTTCGTCCTGGTCTCCGAGGGCGATGTCCGCCGGGCCGTCCTGGGCGGCACGAACTACGGCCGCGATGCGGACTCGATCGCGTCGATGGCCGGCGCGATCACCGGGGCGTTGAGCGGGCGGGACGGCGTACCGGACGACTGGGCCGGCGACATCGCCGAGGCGAGCAAGACCGACCTGGAGCAGCCGGGCCGGGTGATGGCGTCGGTGGCGCAGGACGTCCGCGCGGCCGACGCCGAGCGGTGGGCTCGGCGTACTGCCGCACTGGATGCGCTGGTCTGA